A single genomic interval of Microbacterium sp. zg-Y1090 harbors:
- a CDS encoding flagellar basal body rod protein FlgC, which translates to MTFDAIGIAGSGLSTHRVWLDALSDNIANINTAVSSDDAAFQQRYVAVQAADGGGVRVAGALFGSDEGRLVHDPTNPLAGEDGYVRYPDIDLGEQMGHLIMAQRGYQANAAVVDRAKTAYEAALQIGRS; encoded by the coding sequence ATGACCTTCGACGCCATCGGCATCGCCGGCTCGGGCCTGAGCACGCATCGCGTGTGGCTCGATGCCCTCAGCGACAACATCGCCAACATCAACACCGCCGTCTCCAGCGACGACGCCGCCTTCCAGCAGCGTTACGTCGCGGTGCAGGCCGCCGACGGCGGCGGCGTGCGGGTCGCCGGCGCGCTCTTCGGCAGCGACGAGGGGCGGCTCGTCCACGACCCGACGAACCCGCTGGCCGGCGAGGACGGCTACGTCCGCTACCCCGACATCGACCTCGGCGAGCAGATGGGCCACCTGATCATGGCTCAGCGCGGCTACCAGGCCAACGCCGCCGTCGTGGACCGCGCCAAGACCGCCTATGAAGCCGCCCTGCAGATCGGACGAAGCTGA
- a CDS encoding flagellar hook assembly protein FlgD, producing MPAVDPVSASAAVRAAAATPPPPKQSLDGEVFLQLLVAQMKNQDPSSPLDTNEMMAQTTQLAMMEQLTALTDGFSEQFALSMRQAAAALVGQDASYVDADGVTQTGRVTQVSFDQGVPLVTIGGTAVALDAVSGVTSPAS from the coding sequence GTGCCCGCCGTCGACCCCGTCTCCGCCAGCGCCGCCGTGCGCGCCGCAGCCGCCACCCCGCCCCCACCCAAGCAGTCCCTCGACGGCGAGGTCTTCCTGCAGCTGCTGGTCGCCCAGATGAAGAACCAGGACCCCAGCTCTCCACTGGACACCAACGAGATGATGGCGCAGACCACGCAGCTGGCCATGATGGAGCAGCTGACCGCGCTCACCGACGGCTTCTCCGAGCAGTTCGCGCTGAGCATGCGCCAGGCCGCCGCCGCGCTCGTCGGGCAGGACGCCTCCTACGTCGACGCCGACGGGGTCACCCAGACCGGCCGGGTCACCCAGGTCTCGTTCGACCAGGGCGTCCCCCTCGTCACCATCGGCGGCACCGCCGTCGCGCTCGACGCCGTCTCCGGCGTCACCTCCCCCGCTTCCTGA
- a CDS encoding NlpC/P60 family protein, whose translation MSVVTALARIDEIQQRIRTLTSEAAAPAPGAGASGASSPVTADAFASAVRDVLGTATLGDGSVTGEDVVAQAMTYLGVPYVFGGEDASGMDCSGLVQRVLADLGIDVPRVVQDQADVGVEVGSLAEARPGDLLVTNGEKHIVIYAGDGKIIHAPYPGKNVELRNNYLTDADIQTIRRVVPAPGEAVAAVATGPAPASAQVASANAATALPAALAAALSATAPRTAAAPGVPATVGAAAASAGGGSRSVGPGAGGTTPAAAAATAASFADAAAATLTGASAPPAVADAPPPAPAAAAARTALAPQVTAPVLSLAKAPEGEHTLTLRVTPDNLGPVTVKAQITATSMTVELASPSDLGRDALRALLVDLRRDLASLVPHAALSVAAADTSTGSGSASGNPWSTGAGSGSSQGQHGGGAAGTPARSGTLAEAAPAPAPPTAPTVAGSGIDLFA comes from the coding sequence ATGAGCGTCGTCACCGCGCTTGCGCGCATCGATGAGATCCAGCAGCGCATCCGCACGCTCACCTCGGAGGCGGCCGCGCCCGCGCCGGGAGCGGGAGCCTCCGGCGCATCCTCTCCCGTCACCGCCGACGCCTTCGCCTCGGCGGTGCGCGACGTGCTCGGCACCGCCACCCTGGGCGACGGCTCCGTCACCGGGGAGGACGTGGTCGCTCAGGCGATGACGTACCTGGGGGTGCCGTACGTCTTCGGGGGCGAAGACGCGAGCGGCATGGACTGCTCGGGACTGGTGCAGCGGGTGCTCGCCGACCTGGGCATCGACGTCCCCCGCGTGGTGCAGGATCAGGCCGACGTGGGCGTCGAGGTCGGCTCGCTGGCCGAAGCGCGCCCCGGCGACCTGCTCGTGACCAACGGCGAGAAGCACATCGTGATCTACGCCGGCGACGGCAAGATCATCCATGCCCCGTATCCGGGCAAGAACGTCGAGCTGCGCAACAACTACCTCACCGACGCCGACATCCAGACGATCCGCCGTGTCGTCCCCGCTCCCGGAGAGGCCGTCGCCGCCGTGGCGACCGGGCCGGCACCGGCGTCGGCTCAGGTCGCCTCCGCCAACGCGGCCACGGCCCTCCCCGCTGCACTGGCGGCCGCGCTGTCCGCGACCGCACCACGGACCGCTGCCGCGCCGGGAGTGCCCGCCACCGTCGGCGCGGCGGCAGCGAGCGCCGGCGGCGGATCCCGGTCTGTCGGCCCGGGCGCGGGGGGCACCACGCCCGCGGCCGCCGCCGCCACCGCGGCATCCTTCGCCGACGCGGCCGCCGCGACCCTCACCGGAGCCAGCGCGCCCCCTGCCGTCGCGGACGCGCCGCCGCCCGCGCCGGCCGCCGCGGCCGCGCGCACCGCGCTGGCTCCGCAGGTCACCGCCCCCGTGCTCTCCCTCGCGAAGGCGCCCGAAGGGGAGCACACCCTCACCCTCCGGGTCACGCCCGACAACCTCGGTCCCGTCACCGTGAAGGCGCAGATCACGGCCACGTCGATGACCGTCGAGCTCGCCTCACCCTCCGACCTGGGACGCGACGCGCTGCGCGCCCTCCTGGTGGATCTGCGCCGCGACCTCGCCTCCCTGGTCCCCCACGCCGCGCTGAGCGTCGCCGCCGCCGACACGTCGACCGGCTCCGGCAGCGCGTCCGGCAACCCGTGGTCGACAGGCGCCGGCTCCGGATCGAGCCAGGGCCAGCACGGCGGCGGCGCCGCGGGCACACCCGCACGCAGCGGCACGCTCGCCGAGGCGGCTCCTGCACCCGCACCCCCCACCGCCCCGACCGTCGCCGGTTCGGGCATCGACCTGTTCGCCTGA
- a CDS encoding flagellar basal body rod protein FlgB — MLESVTTVALTSALNGLSQRQRAIADNIANVNTSGYRAKVVAFEEALASSVSRGDGDVAATVTESLAPTRLNGNNVNLDTETLSNIDTVLRYQFASRAVGGAFASVQTALRTS, encoded by the coding sequence GTGCTCGAATCAGTGACCACCGTTGCGCTCACCAGTGCGCTGAACGGACTCTCGCAACGCCAGCGCGCGATCGCGGACAACATCGCGAACGTCAACACCTCGGGCTACCGCGCCAAGGTCGTCGCCTTCGAGGAGGCGCTGGCATCCTCCGTCTCGCGCGGCGACGGCGACGTCGCCGCCACCGTGACCGAGTCCCTCGCCCCGACGAGGCTGAACGGCAACAACGTGAACCTCGACACCGAGACCCTGTCGAACATCGACACCGTGCTGCGATACCAGTTCGCCTCGCGCGCCGTGGGCGGCGCCTTCGCGTCGGTGCAGACGGCATTGAGGACGTCATGA
- a CDS encoding flagellar hook protein FlgE gives MLRSLYAGISGLRSHQTMLDVTGNNISNVNTIGFKAGSVQFQDTLSQIVQNSRAPQPEAGGTNAAQVGLGTQVAGIRTNFAQGSAQATGVATDLMVAGDGFFVVRSGAETLYTRNGAFSFDAAGRMVTVDGSLVQGWTAVDGQIGTGRPIGDISLPVGATSAAVATGGAQAAGNLPSEVAVGEQLVRDITVYDAVGASRQLALTFTRTAGGWDVTDGTATTSLAFTDGKLTGPAAITSGGVTIDLSALTGFADLRTVALTGQDGRASGSLVSYTISADGSLIGTFSNGASEVLAQVALASFDNPEGLEKAGSSQYRAGANSGAAAVGAAGVDGMGDLVSGALEMSNVDLSQEFTNLIVAQRGFQANARIITTSDEVLQELTNLKR, from the coding sequence ATGCTCCGTTCGCTCTACGCCGGGATCTCCGGCCTCCGCTCGCACCAGACCATGCTCGACGTCACCGGCAACAACATCTCGAACGTCAACACCATCGGGTTCAAGGCGGGGTCGGTCCAGTTCCAGGACACGCTCTCGCAGATCGTGCAGAACTCCCGCGCCCCTCAGCCCGAGGCCGGCGGCACGAACGCCGCCCAGGTGGGTCTGGGCACGCAGGTCGCCGGCATCCGCACGAACTTCGCGCAGGGGTCCGCGCAGGCCACCGGCGTCGCGACCGACCTGATGGTCGCCGGCGACGGGTTCTTCGTGGTGCGCAGCGGCGCCGAGACGCTGTACACCCGCAACGGCGCGTTCTCCTTCGACGCCGCCGGCCGCATGGTCACGGTCGACGGCTCGCTCGTGCAGGGCTGGACGGCCGTCGACGGGCAGATCGGCACGGGCCGGCCGATCGGCGACATCTCCCTCCCGGTCGGCGCGACGTCCGCCGCGGTGGCCACCGGTGGCGCCCAGGCCGCCGGCAACCTCCCCTCCGAGGTCGCCGTCGGCGAGCAGCTCGTGCGCGACATCACGGTGTACGACGCGGTGGGCGCCTCGCGGCAGCTCGCGCTGACCTTCACCCGCACCGCCGGCGGATGGGACGTCACCGACGGCACCGCGACGACCTCGCTCGCGTTCACCGACGGCAAGCTCACCGGGCCTGCCGCGATCACCTCCGGCGGGGTCACCATCGACCTGTCGGCACTCACGGGTTTCGCCGATCTGCGCACCGTCGCGCTGACCGGCCAGGACGGCCGCGCGTCGGGAAGCCTGGTGTCCTACACGATCTCCGCCGACGGCAGCCTGATCGGAACATTCAGCAACGGCGCCTCCGAGGTGCTGGCACAGGTGGCGCTGGCCTCGTTCGACAACCCGGAGGGCCTGGAGAAGGCGGGCTCGTCGCAGTACCGCGCGGGCGCCAACTCGGGTGCCGCCGCCGTCGGTGCCGCCGGCGTCGACGGCATGGGTGACCTCGTCAGCGGCGCGCTGGAGATGTCCAACGTCGACCTCTCGCAGGAGTTCACGAACCTCATCGTCGCTCAGCGCGGCTTCCAGGCGAACGCCCGCATCATCACCACGAGCGATGAAGTGCTGCAGGAGCTGACGAACCTCAAGCGATGA
- a CDS encoding FliI/YscN family ATPase, whose translation MALWSTVLDAARPERSGVVSRIIGLSIEVRGIAAAVGDLVTIGGEVDAEVVAAERGALRCMPLSVTTGLRVGDRATVASGRLPVPVGSSLLGRVIDGLGRPMDGRGAIDAPRVSMHHDTPAAMERARITVPLASGVRAIDTLTPMGRGQRMGLFAGSGVGKSSLLSMIARGSAADVNVIGLVGERGREVREFIEDDLGPDGLARSVVVVSTSDQPAMARLRAAFTATRIAESFRDDGAHVMLMMDSLTRVAMAQREIGLAAGEPPATRGYPPSTFPVLAKLLERAGTAREGSITGVYTVLVDGDDHNEPVADTVRSILDGHIVLDRALALTGHHPAIDVLGSVSRLAGKVATPEQQRLASLLRTALSARREAHDLIGIGAYQPGADARVDAAITHERQIERFLRQSLDEQVAVEESWQRLSALVAPFGDIA comes from the coding sequence ATGGCGCTCTGGTCGACCGTCCTCGACGCCGCCCGCCCGGAGCGCTCCGGTGTGGTGTCGCGGATCATCGGACTCAGCATCGAGGTGCGCGGGATCGCCGCCGCCGTCGGCGACCTCGTCACCATCGGCGGCGAGGTCGACGCCGAGGTCGTCGCCGCCGAGCGGGGGGCGCTGCGCTGCATGCCCCTGTCCGTGACCACCGGGCTGCGCGTCGGCGACCGAGCCACCGTCGCATCCGGGCGGCTGCCCGTTCCCGTGGGCTCGTCCCTGCTCGGCCGCGTCATCGACGGTCTCGGCCGCCCCATGGACGGTCGCGGCGCGATCGACGCCCCACGGGTCTCCATGCACCACGACACCCCGGCCGCGATGGAACGGGCACGCATCACCGTGCCGCTGGCGTCGGGGGTGCGCGCCATCGACACGCTGACCCCCATGGGGCGCGGCCAGCGCATGGGCCTGTTCGCGGGCTCGGGCGTCGGCAAGTCGTCGCTGCTGTCGATGATCGCGCGCGGCTCCGCCGCCGATGTCAACGTCATCGGCCTGGTCGGCGAGCGCGGCAGGGAGGTGCGCGAGTTCATCGAGGACGATCTCGGCCCCGACGGGCTGGCGCGCTCGGTCGTCGTCGTGTCCACCTCGGACCAGCCGGCGATGGCGCGGCTGCGCGCCGCGTTCACCGCCACGCGCATCGCCGAATCCTTCCGCGACGACGGTGCGCACGTCATGCTCATGATGGACTCGCTCACCCGCGTGGCCATGGCTCAGCGCGAAATCGGTCTCGCGGCAGGCGAGCCGCCGGCCACACGCGGCTATCCGCCGTCGACCTTCCCGGTGCTGGCGAAGCTGCTCGAGCGCGCCGGCACCGCACGCGAGGGGTCGATCACCGGCGTCTACACGGTGCTCGTCGACGGCGATGACCACAACGAGCCCGTCGCCGACACCGTCCGCTCCATCCTCGACGGTCACATCGTGCTCGACCGCGCGCTCGCGCTCACCGGACACCACCCCGCGATCGACGTGCTGGGCTCCGTGTCACGGCTGGCCGGCAAGGTCGCCACCCCCGAGCAGCAGCGGCTCGCGTCCCTGCTGCGCACCGCCCTCTCGGCCCGCCGCGAAGCGCACGACCTGATCGGGATCGGCGCCTACCAGCCCGGTGCCGACGCCCGGGTGGATGCCGCCATCACGCACGAGCGGCAGATCGAACGATTCCTGCGGCAGTCGCTCGACGAACAGGTCGCCGTCGAAGAGTCCTGGCAGCGGCTGAGCGCGCTGGTCGCGCCGTTCGGGGATATCGCATGA
- the fliF gene encoding flagellar basal-body MS-ring/collar protein FliF produces the protein MPAAVSSAFAGLRSTVASFTVAQRTIAIIGIAVLVMGAVAIAGWLSRPTLTPLFTGLTAADASAVVEQLRSASVGYELTDGGTTVLVPESAVYEQRLAAAAAGLPSAGSDGYTLLDSMGVTSSEFQQTVTYKRAIEGELARTITALKGVKTASVQLAIPEESVFVSQTVAPTASVFVDTPDGASLSSSQVEAIVHLTSAAVSGMAPENVTVVDQAGRTLSAVGVGTAGGIEQQASAYELRIADSIQTMLDTVVGAGNATVTVAAEMQQASSERIEETYTPIDGDAATSEQTSTETYSGPAAGTGVLGAETGGPAMGGDGTYESSQATRNSVINKAVESTTTPAGSLTRQSVAVAVDRTAAEAINLDQLTALVSSAAGIDRARGDDMTVELVTFSSTDAAAAQAALDAARAEEEAARRAELLQTAMIVAAALVVLILATGTGIVVRRRRSAAAAAVLTPLALPADGAGGLDSFGALVNGAPTAVLEQMPTIPLSLPELEPEPDPEPAQVTLDRRRAELGEFARRDPARTADLLRSLLREEQDA, from the coding sequence ATGCCCGCGGCCGTCTCCTCCGCCTTCGCCGGGCTGCGCAGCACGGTGGCGTCGTTCACCGTGGCCCAGCGCACCATCGCGATCATCGGCATCGCCGTGCTGGTGATGGGGGCGGTCGCCATCGCGGGCTGGCTCAGTCGGCCGACCCTCACGCCGCTGTTCACCGGCCTGACCGCCGCCGACGCCAGCGCCGTGGTCGAGCAGCTGCGCTCCGCGTCGGTGGGCTACGAGCTGACGGACGGCGGCACGACCGTGCTCGTCCCGGAGTCGGCGGTGTACGAGCAGCGCCTCGCCGCGGCCGCCGCCGGGCTCCCCAGCGCCGGGTCGGACGGGTACACCCTGCTCGACAGCATGGGCGTGACGAGTTCGGAGTTCCAGCAGACCGTGACCTACAAGCGCGCGATCGAGGGCGAGCTGGCGCGCACGATCACCGCCCTCAAGGGCGTGAAGACCGCGTCGGTGCAGCTGGCGATCCCGGAGGAGAGTGTCTTCGTCTCTCAGACGGTCGCCCCCACGGCCTCGGTGTTCGTCGACACCCCCGACGGCGCCTCCCTCTCGTCCTCGCAGGTCGAGGCGATCGTGCACCTGACGTCCGCGGCCGTCAGCGGGATGGCCCCGGAGAACGTCACGGTCGTCGACCAGGCCGGACGCACCCTCTCCGCCGTCGGAGTGGGGACCGCCGGCGGCATCGAGCAGCAGGCCAGCGCCTACGAGCTGCGCATCGCGGACAGCATCCAGACCATGCTCGACACCGTCGTCGGCGCCGGCAACGCGACGGTCACCGTCGCCGCCGAGATGCAGCAGGCCAGCAGCGAGCGCATCGAGGAGACCTACACCCCCATCGACGGCGATGCCGCCACCAGCGAGCAGACGAGCACCGAGACGTACTCGGGCCCGGCCGCGGGCACCGGCGTGCTCGGGGCGGAGACCGGGGGCCCGGCCATGGGCGGCGACGGCACCTACGAGTCCAGCCAGGCCACCCGCAACAGCGTCATCAACAAGGCCGTCGAGAGCACCACGACACCTGCCGGCTCCCTCACACGTCAGAGCGTGGCCGTCGCCGTCGACCGAACGGCAGCGGAGGCGATCAACCTCGACCAGCTGACCGCCCTCGTCTCGTCGGCCGCCGGCATCGACCGCGCCCGCGGCGACGACATGACCGTCGAGCTCGTGACCTTCAGCAGCACCGACGCGGCCGCCGCGCAGGCGGCACTGGACGCCGCCCGCGCGGAGGAGGAAGCGGCACGCAGGGCAGAGCTGCTCCAGACGGCGATGATCGTCGCGGCGGCCCTGGTCGTCCTGATCCTGGCGACGGGAACCGGCATCGTCGTGCGCCGTCGTCGCAGCGCCGCGGCCGCCGCGGTGCTCACCCCCCTTGCGCTCCCCGCCGACGGCGCCGGCGGCCTCGACTCGTTCGGCGCACTGGTGAACGGGGCACCCACGGCGGTGCTGGAGCAGATGCCCACCATTCCGCTGTCACTGCCGGAGCTCGAACCCGAGCCCGACCCGGAGCCCGCGCAGGTCACCCTCGACCGCCGCCGCGCGGAGCTGGGCGAGTTCGCCCGACGCGACCCTGCCCGCACCGCCGACCTGCTGCGGAGCCTGCTGCGCGAGGAGCAGGACGCATGA
- the fliE gene encoding flagellar hook-basal body complex protein FliE encodes MPPLSGIDGISSAAALPAPTLRPAGDDTSFAQSITGAVDELRALQSTSNELAVAAVTGDLDDIHSAMIASTRASVTLELVAAVRNKGVEAFNDIMRMQA; translated from the coding sequence ATGCCCCCTCTCTCCGGGATCGATGGCATCTCGTCGGCCGCTGCGCTGCCGGCACCGACGCTGCGGCCCGCCGGCGATGACACCTCCTTCGCCCAGAGCATCACCGGCGCCGTCGACGAGCTGCGCGCGCTGCAGTCGACCTCGAACGAGCTGGCCGTCGCAGCGGTCACCGGCGACCTCGACGACATCCACTCCGCCATGATCGCGTCGACCCGCGCATCGGTGACCCTCGAGCTGGTCGCCGCAGTGCGCAACAAGGGCGTCGAGGCATTCAACGACATCATGCGGATGCAGGCCTGA
- the fliG gene encoding flagellar motor switch protein FliG, with product MSELSSTQTAAVVMMNLDRALAVEVMKHLTDDEAESIAAEIIRLRNLDAETTSRALSDFHRIVQGHLPPARGGRDIAAGLLSASFGAERAEGVLTKVSSAMTGSSFDFLSAVEPAQIASVVDGELPHTIALVLAHLPVDSAAAVLAELSDPLRTDVAQAIATMGTASQDAVAIVADALRARSGAFAMRDSPEVLGGVQPLVDIINRSDATVEKALLANLEARDSTLAEDIRSRMFTFADVVVLDDRDAQRVLRGIEIRVLALALKGAPASVAAVIRRNMSERNRETLDEEAQTLGAVRVSQVEEARAEIVRVIRALEAAGDIRVQRGDEEEYVS from the coding sequence ATGAGCGAGCTGTCCAGCACCCAGACCGCCGCAGTGGTGATGATGAACCTCGACCGCGCGCTGGCGGTGGAGGTGATGAAGCACCTCACCGATGACGAGGCGGAGAGCATCGCCGCGGAGATCATCCGCCTGCGCAATCTCGACGCCGAGACGACCAGTCGCGCGCTCTCGGACTTCCACCGCATCGTGCAGGGACACCTGCCTCCGGCACGGGGCGGGCGCGACATCGCGGCCGGGCTCCTCTCGGCGTCCTTCGGCGCCGAGCGCGCGGAAGGAGTGCTCACGAAGGTCTCCTCGGCCATGACCGGCTCCTCCTTCGACTTCCTGAGCGCTGTGGAGCCGGCGCAGATCGCCAGCGTGGTCGACGGCGAGCTGCCGCACACCATCGCTCTCGTGCTCGCGCATCTCCCCGTCGACAGCGCCGCGGCCGTGCTCGCGGAGCTGTCGGACCCGCTGCGCACCGACGTCGCCCAAGCGATCGCCACGATGGGCACGGCGTCGCAGGATGCCGTCGCGATCGTGGCCGACGCCCTGCGCGCCCGTTCCGGTGCGTTCGCGATGCGGGACTCCCCCGAGGTGCTCGGCGGAGTGCAGCCGCTCGTCGACATCATCAACCGCTCGGACGCGACGGTCGAGAAGGCGCTGCTGGCCAACCTGGAGGCCCGCGACAGCACGCTCGCGGAGGACATCCGTTCGCGCATGTTCACCTTCGCGGATGTCGTGGTGCTGGACGACCGCGATGCCCAGCGCGTGCTGCGGGGAATCGAGATCCGCGTGCTGGCCCTGGCTCTGAAGGGTGCGCCGGCCAGCGTCGCAGCGGTGATCCGCCGGAACATGTCCGAGCGCAACCGCGAGACCCTCGACGAAGAGGCGCAGACCCTCGGCGCGGTGCGCGTGTCGCAGGTGGAGGAGGCGCGGGCGGAGATCGTGCGCGTCATCCGCGCGCTGGAGGCGGCCGGCGACATCCGCGTGCAGCGAGGGGACGAGGAAGAGTATGTCTCTTGA
- a CDS encoding motility protein A, giving the protein MDPSLLIGIVIAFGALLAMISLEGAHVSALLLPAPMVLVFGATIAIGIAGGTVSDAVEAVKALPRAFRGLRGSSRELIEKVVGYADIARTRGLLALESAVDEEKDPFVRQALQNIADGTDADDLRVMMEDQVATTAGRRRTAARFYSTLGGYAPTVGIVGTVISLTHVLEKLDQPDTLGPLIAAAFVATLWGLLSANFIWLPIGTRLQRLAEIEIERMTLLTEGMLAVQSGSPPHLVQERLLALAPEPVGKAKRRGGKAAESADEAA; this is encoded by the coding sequence ATGGACCCGTCCCTGCTCATCGGCATCGTGATCGCCTTCGGCGCGCTGCTCGCGATGATCTCGCTCGAGGGCGCGCACGTGAGCGCCCTGCTCCTGCCGGCGCCCATGGTGCTCGTCTTCGGTGCGACCATCGCGATCGGCATCGCCGGCGGCACGGTCAGCGACGCCGTCGAGGCGGTGAAGGCGCTCCCCCGAGCCTTCCGCGGACTGCGCGGATCATCACGCGAACTGATCGAGAAGGTCGTCGGATACGCCGACATCGCGCGCACCCGCGGGCTGCTCGCACTGGAGAGCGCCGTCGACGAGGAGAAGGACCCGTTCGTGCGGCAGGCGCTGCAGAACATCGCCGACGGCACGGATGCCGATGACCTGCGGGTCATGATGGAGGACCAGGTCGCGACCACCGCCGGGCGCCGTCGCACCGCGGCACGGTTCTACTCGACGCTCGGCGGCTACGCCCCGACCGTCGGCATCGTCGGCACGGTGATCTCGCTCACCCACGTGCTCGAGAAGCTCGACCAGCCCGACACCCTCGGCCCCCTCATCGCGGCGGCGTTCGTCGCGACGCTGTGGGGGCTGCTGTCGGCGAACTTCATCTGGCTCCCCATCGGCACCCGGCTGCAGCGACTGGCCGAGATCGAGATCGAGCGGATGACGCTGCTGACGGAGGGCATGCTGGCCGTGCAGTCGGGCAGCCCGCCCCACCTGGTGCAGGAGCGGCTGCTCGCGCTGGCGCCGGAGCCCGTGGGCAAGGCGAAGCGACGGGGCGGCAAGGCCGCGGAGAGCGCGGACGAGGCGGCATGA
- a CDS encoding flagellar assembly protein FliH translates to MSLDFTPLAIPHLTGPAEDAERERARRRGHAMGYAEGMRAARDQAAQEAEKAAEERRAATRAAAAAAAQAVTALQRAAASLAARTELLAEVAEERVLQLAVELAEVIVERELSDPVRAALTAVARATAAAGGDERATVTLSEADLATLTHLEAHPAGVQVAARADLLPGDAVVHLADGEVDLRVQSALERVRAVLAEAG, encoded by the coding sequence ATGTCTCTTGACTTCACCCCTCTCGCGATCCCGCATCTGACAGGACCGGCCGAGGATGCCGAACGCGAGCGCGCGCGCCGGCGCGGCCATGCCATGGGGTACGCCGAAGGCATGCGCGCCGCTCGCGATCAGGCCGCCCAGGAGGCGGAGAAGGCCGCGGAAGAGCGGCGAGCCGCGACCCGCGCCGCCGCCGCAGCGGCCGCTCAGGCCGTGACGGCGCTGCAGCGTGCCGCGGCATCCCTCGCCGCCCGCACCGAGCTTCTCGCCGAGGTCGCGGAGGAGCGGGTGCTGCAGCTGGCGGTGGAACTGGCCGAGGTGATCGTGGAGCGCGAGCTCTCCGACCCCGTGCGCGCGGCCCTCACCGCCGTGGCCCGCGCGACCGCCGCCGCGGGGGGAGACGAGCGCGCGACCGTGACGCTGAGCGAGGCGGATCTGGCGACGCTGACGCACCTGGAGGCGCACCCCGCAGGCGTCCAGGTGGCGGCGCGAGCGGACCTCCTCCCCGGCGACGCCGTCGTGCACCTGGCCGACGGTGAGGTCGACCTGCGGGTGCAGTCCGCGCTCGAGCGGGTGCGGGCCGTCTTGGCGGAGGCAGGCTGA
- a CDS encoding flagellar FlbD family protein, protein MIVLTRLNRIEFAVNPDLIERIQASPDTTLVMVDGATFVVSEAMDTVIDSIVDFRARVVAAAADRRDRDLEGVD, encoded by the coding sequence ATGATCGTCCTCACGCGCCTGAACCGCATAGAGTTCGCGGTCAATCCCGACCTCATCGAGCGCATCCAGGCCTCACCGGACACGACCCTCGTCATGGTCGACGGCGCGACCTTCGTCGTCTCCGAGGCCATGGACACGGTGATCGACAGCATCGTGGACTTCCGTGCCCGGGTCGTCGCCGCCGCGGCTGACCGCAGAGACCGCGACCTGGAGGGCGTCGACTGA
- the fliS gene encoding flagellar export chaperone FliS — translation MSAALRAQQRYREEAILSASPQRLVTMLYDRLLLDVARAETAQRAGDWVTANSELQHAQSIVNELSSSLSAGWAGSTELQAVYAYLIRTLIGANIARDPERTRECRDLIAPLHEAWHAAAAAMAPQP, via the coding sequence ATGAGCGCGGCCCTGCGGGCACAGCAGCGGTACCGCGAGGAGGCGATCCTCTCGGCGAGTCCGCAGCGACTGGTCACCATGCTGTACGACCGCCTGCTGCTCGACGTGGCCCGTGCCGAGACCGCGCAGCGGGCCGGCGACTGGGTCACGGCGAACAGCGAGCTGCAGCATGCCCAGAGCATCGTGAACGAACTGTCGTCCTCCCTCTCCGCCGGCTGGGCGGGCAGCACAGAACTGCAGGCGGTCTACGCGTACCTCATCCGCACGCTGATCGGCGCCAACATCGCCCGTGACCCGGAGCGCACACGGGAATGCCGTGACCTCATCGCGCCCCTGCACGAGGCCTGGCACGCGGCCGCGGCAGCGATGGCTCCCCAGCCGTGA